Part of the Apilactobacillus apisilvae genome is shown below.
CAGCAGCGCCAAGTAATTCAATCCAGAATGGATATCTAGTAACATGTTTATCCATGTGTTTTAAAGAATGATAAAATTGCCCCAGGGTGATTAATCCTGACTGAAATTGTCGAGAGTAATCATTGACCACTGAAACTTTTTCTAAGTCAAAACTTCGCTTATCAATTGAAATAACTTGCGATCCCATATTTGGATTAACCGTCATAATAATCCCTGTTAATGTTACATACGAACGATTATCCGAAAAACCCGCATTATGACATATTCGATCAATCGTGTCATTAACTCTAACCATTTCAGATCCATTTTCAATCATTATCTTTCCTGCAAGTAAACAAGTTTCAACAACTAACTTACTTTTTCTTTTTTCGTTCAAACATTTCACCTACCATGATAAAACAATAATAATTAGTAAAAGTATAACATGAATAATTATCGTTTAAATAAAAACGAGTTTTAAGTTAAATTACTTAAAACTCGTTTATTTTATTCATTAATATTTTTAATAAAAATATAATGTGAAGCTTTATAACTGATGGCATTTTCTTGCTTATCAGTTAAATTTTGAACTGTAATGGGGCCTTCAAAAGGTGAATGCTTAATAACTTTTAATTTATCACCAATATCTAGTTGTATATCACCTAAATAAGTCAATAAATCATGGTTGTCGATAAAACGATCAACTACAACAGTATCGCCATCTTTAGCATCATTCAATAAGACATGACTATCTTCTTTATAATGACCATTAGTATTAGGAATAACACCTCCGTGCGGACAATGAGTAGGCTTGCCTAGCTTTT
Proteins encoded:
- a CDS encoding threonine/serine exporter family protein produces the protein MKCLNEKRKSKLVVETCLLAGKIMIENGSEMVRVNDTIDRICHNAGFSDNRSYVTLTGIIMTVNPNMGSQVISIDKRSFDLEKVSVVNDYSRQFQSGLITLGQFYHSLKHMDKHVTRYPFWIELLGAAVVSGALEVVFRKNYVDFWAAALIGVLGWVIYSITERYTSIRFLSEFISAIAIGFSAIIMFRLHLVSSADDLITGGLMPLVPGVPITNAVRDVLSGNLISGPSRGVEAIMSACALGFGVAMAIKIMG